A single region of the Streptococcus sanguinis genome encodes:
- a CDS encoding LacI family DNA-binding transcriptional regulator yields the protein MVAKLTDVAKLAGVSPTTVSRVINRKGYLSDKTISKVEAAMRELSYKPNNLARSLQGKSAKLIGLIFPNISNVFYAELIDKLEHELFKQGYKTIICNSEHDSDKEREYLEMLEANQVDGIISGSHNLGIEDYNRVTAPIIAFDRNLSPDIPVVSSDNYGGGVLAAQTLVKAGAQNIIMITGNDNSNSPTGLRHAGFASVLPDAPIINVSSDFSPVRKEMEIKQILTQTKPDGIFTSDDLTAILIMKVAQELNIQIPEDLKIIGYDGTYFVENYYPQLATIKQPLKDIARLSVDLLLKKIAGQEVQTTGYFLPVSLLPGKSV from the coding sequence ATGGTCGCAAAGCTAACTGATGTAGCAAAACTAGCAGGAGTCAGCCCCACAACTGTTTCCCGCGTCATCAACAGAAAAGGCTACTTATCCGACAAAACGATCTCTAAGGTTGAGGCAGCCATGCGAGAATTGTCCTACAAGCCCAACAATCTGGCGCGGAGCCTCCAAGGAAAATCGGCCAAGCTAATTGGACTCATTTTCCCTAATATCAGCAATGTCTTTTACGCAGAATTGATTGACAAGCTGGAGCATGAGCTCTTTAAACAAGGCTATAAAACTATCATCTGCAATAGTGAGCATGACTCAGACAAGGAGCGTGAATACCTTGAGATGCTGGAAGCCAATCAGGTGGACGGCATCATTTCTGGCAGCCACAATCTAGGCATCGAGGACTACAATCGCGTGACCGCTCCAATCATTGCCTTTGACCGCAATCTTTCGCCGGATATCCCTGTCGTCTCCTCAGACAACTATGGTGGCGGAGTGCTGGCGGCCCAGACCTTAGTCAAGGCTGGAGCTCAAAACATCATCATGATTACTGGCAATGACAATTCCAACTCGCCAACTGGCCTGCGCCACGCTGGCTTCGCTTCCGTCCTGCCAGACGCACCTATTATCAATGTTTCCAGTGATTTCTCACCGGTCCGAAAGGAAATGGAAATCAAGCAAATTCTGACTCAGACCAAACCTGATGGCATTTTTACATCAGACGATCTGACAGCCATTTTAATTATGAAAGTCGCACAGGAGCTGAACATCCAGATCCCTGAAGATTTGAAAATCATCGGCTATGATGGCACCTACTTTGTGGAGAACTACTACCCACAGCTAGCAACGATCAAACAGCCACTGAAAGATATCGCCCGTCTCTCTGTAGACCTACTCCTCAAAAAAATTGCCGGCCAAGAAGTCCAAACAACTGGCTATTTCCTGCCAGTCAGCCTCTTGCCCGGTAAGAGTGTTTAA